The following are encoded together in the Geobacter sulfurreducens PCA genome:
- a CDS encoding sigma-54-dependent transcriptional regulator, whose product MGELTDVTILYVEDEPVLREQVVFALRMHFSRVLSACDGKEAMRMIRAECPDVVVSDIRMPAMDGLTLASLLKTELPDLPVVLCTALHETDHLLKAIELGVAAYVSKPIDLEKLQHAIRLASLPCVNRREIARLRSEAAISNGLLGEGSIMRPIAEQLQRVADTDLSVMLLGEPGTGKNFLAAKVHALSKRKTQPFLAVDCLARTPEQLEKELFGEAKGRGRPSSGATELLSEADGGTLLLDGPERLPLQLQQRLFNLLEDGMFVPNGSIRPVACNLRVITVTGANLDKLAQAGTFSQELLERLKDVEVTLPPLRERRSDIPLLARFFLAVAADEFGRHCPSMTTEAEELLQQQQWPGNLRQLKQLMRRALFMAGNPISDAGLKPLIGQATSPIVPDLLPSSLDLVELEKWAIIQALAATDGKKQQAARLLGVSYNTFKDKIRRYNLTGL is encoded by the coding sequence ATGGGCGAACTGACCGATGTGACAATCCTGTATGTTGAAGATGAGCCGGTGCTGAGGGAACAGGTCGTGTTCGCTCTGCGCATGCATTTTTCACGAGTATTGAGTGCCTGTGACGGGAAAGAGGCCATGCGCATGATCAGGGCTGAGTGCCCCGACGTGGTAGTCAGCGATATCCGGATGCCGGCAATGGACGGCTTGACCCTTGCATCGCTGCTCAAGACCGAACTTCCCGATCTCCCCGTTGTCCTCTGCACAGCCCTCCACGAAACAGACCATCTTCTGAAAGCTATCGAATTGGGAGTTGCGGCCTATGTCAGCAAGCCGATCGATCTGGAGAAACTGCAACATGCCATCAGACTGGCGAGCCTTCCCTGCGTCAACCGGCGAGAAATAGCCCGTCTGCGCTCCGAGGCCGCAATCTCTAACGGCCTGCTGGGAGAAGGCTCCATCATGCGTCCCATTGCCGAACAACTGCAGCGGGTTGCCGATACAGACCTTTCAGTGATGCTCCTCGGAGAGCCCGGAACAGGCAAAAACTTTCTGGCCGCAAAAGTTCATGCCTTGAGCAAACGCAAAACCCAACCGTTTCTTGCGGTCGACTGCCTGGCACGAACTCCGGAGCAGTTGGAGAAGGAGCTCTTTGGCGAAGCCAAGGGACGGGGCAGACCATCCTCCGGCGCCACGGAGCTGCTTTCCGAGGCGGATGGAGGCACGCTGCTGCTTGACGGGCCGGAACGACTGCCGTTGCAACTGCAGCAAAGACTGTTCAATCTGCTCGAAGACGGCATGTTCGTGCCAAATGGTTCCATCAGGCCGGTTGCGTGCAATCTGCGCGTGATCACGGTTACCGGCGCCAATCTGGATAAACTGGCGCAGGCAGGAACGTTCAGCCAGGAGCTGCTCGAGCGGCTCAAAGACGTCGAAGTGACGCTACCCCCCCTTCGTGAACGTCGATCCGACATCCCGCTTCTCGCCCGTTTCTTCCTGGCCGTTGCTGCAGATGAATTCGGACGTCACTGCCCCAGCATGACAACAGAGGCTGAAGAACTGCTCCAGCAGCAGCAATGGCCCGGCAACCTGCGTCAGCTCAAGCAACTCATGCGCAGGGCCCTGTTCATGGCGGGAAACCCCATCTCCGACGCTGGTCTCAAGCCCCTCATCGGCCAGGCCACCAGCCCCATAGTCCCTGACTTACTGCCATCGTCTCTCGACCTGGTGGAACTGGAAAAATGGGCCATCATCCAGGCATTGGCGGCCACCGACGGGAAAAAGCAACAGGCCGCCCGGTTGCTGGGAGTCAGTTACAACACCTTCAAGGATAAAATCCGCCGTTACAACCTCACCGGCCTCTGA
- the dksA gene encoding RNA polymerase-binding protein DksA — protein sequence MESEKLEYFRTILNEEMRTLLDEAGKTVSEMTSDSTPFPDPNDRATQESDRNFELRIRDRERKLINKIREALERIDDGTFGTCEVCGEEIGEGRLKARPVTTLCIDCKMEQERKEKHP from the coding sequence ATGGAAAGCGAGAAGCTTGAATACTTCAGAACCATACTCAACGAAGAGATGCGGACCCTCCTCGATGAGGCAGGCAAGACCGTCTCCGAGATGACTTCAGACAGCACGCCGTTTCCCGACCCCAACGACCGGGCCACCCAGGAGTCGGACCGCAACTTCGAGCTGCGAATCAGAGACCGGGAGCGCAAACTCATCAACAAAATCAGAGAGGCCCTCGAGCGCATCGACGACGGCACCTTCGGGACCTGCGAAGTGTGCGGCGAGGAAATCGGCGAGGGACGCCTCAAGGCACGCCCCGTCACCACCCTCTGCATCGACTGCAAGATGGAGCAGGAAAGAAAAGAAAAACATCCCTGA
- a CDS encoding sensor histidine kinase has translation MPFYISPYLILPILSFLVNAVLAAYSWRNRRLPAAQPLFFLMIGMAGWSCAYALNTAATSLSLKIRFFQMGVTFVCLIAPSVIALALESIGRSDWLTRRRLALICVVPALSLLLVWTNEFHLIFRHDMYLYSSGPLLLLGFENGPYFPIHQLYVIFANIVAIVLFGQALRRSPRGQGLRFALLIAATALPILVELLAITPVKGFSMTTSSLFISGSLYVVAIFRYRLLDIAPLARTALFAQLGDPVLVFDIHGALADCNNSARILAGDKPDHDLADICRVILTRIPELETHLAQPTTVPRNSYAADTADAGHHWSISSLPLQSGGVSRGLLVQLHDISDLKEAERNLRASEQNLRELNHTLQERVESETTRRLERERLLANHARLAAMGDMLAAVAHQWRQPLSTVGMIVQNIRNAWHSSQLNQAYLDSSVETAMKQIHQMSETIDTFRRFFRPDKQKEALDAVAQIKKAVSIMEPQISGIRISSHVLEQDHGPAAISGFPNEFTQVIVNLLSNARDAIRERQSVEPAVAGEIMIVVIKRHNSIEILVRDNGCGIAPESKGRIFEPYYTKRRNRNWTLHVPHDHRG, from the coding sequence ATGCCCTTTTACATCAGCCCCTACCTGATTCTGCCCATCCTTTCCTTTCTCGTGAATGCCGTGCTTGCCGCCTATTCATGGCGCAACAGACGGCTGCCGGCAGCGCAGCCGCTATTCTTTCTCATGATCGGCATGGCAGGATGGTCATGTGCGTACGCCCTCAATACCGCCGCCACATCGCTCTCCCTGAAGATACGGTTCTTCCAGATGGGAGTCACTTTCGTGTGCCTGATAGCCCCGTCAGTAATCGCGCTGGCCCTCGAATCGATCGGCCGCAGTGACTGGTTGACGCGACGCCGGTTGGCTTTGATCTGTGTTGTCCCGGCACTCTCTCTACTCCTGGTCTGGACCAACGAATTTCACCTGATCTTCCGTCATGATATGTATCTCTACTCCAGCGGCCCCCTGCTATTGCTCGGATTTGAAAATGGACCGTACTTCCCGATACACCAACTCTACGTCATCTTCGCCAACATCGTTGCCATCGTACTGTTCGGTCAAGCTTTGAGGCGCTCCCCGCGCGGCCAGGGCCTCCGGTTTGCGCTGCTCATTGCCGCCACGGCCCTACCGATCCTCGTCGAGTTGCTGGCCATAACACCGGTCAAAGGCTTCTCCATGACCACCTCCAGCCTGTTTATCTCGGGCTCCCTCTATGTGGTGGCCATTTTTCGGTATCGCCTGCTTGACATCGCCCCGCTGGCCCGGACCGCGCTATTTGCGCAACTCGGGGATCCAGTGCTGGTGTTCGACATTCACGGGGCATTGGCGGACTGCAACAATTCTGCACGGATCCTTGCCGGCGACAAACCGGATCATGATCTCGCCGACATCTGCCGGGTTATCCTGACTCGTATCCCCGAACTGGAAACCCATCTAGCTCAGCCGACCACTGTGCCGAGAAATTCGTACGCGGCCGACACAGCCGATGCCGGCCACCACTGGAGCATTTCCAGTTTGCCGCTGCAATCGGGCGGCGTCAGTCGCGGCCTGTTGGTACAGTTGCACGACATCAGCGACCTGAAAGAGGCTGAGCGCAACCTGCGAGCATCAGAACAAAATCTGCGGGAACTGAACCACACCCTGCAAGAGCGGGTGGAATCAGAAACGACACGACGGCTCGAGCGAGAGCGCCTGCTGGCCAACCATGCCCGACTTGCGGCAATGGGAGACATGCTGGCGGCCGTTGCCCACCAGTGGCGCCAGCCACTGTCCACCGTGGGCATGATCGTGCAGAACATCAGAAACGCTTGGCACTCGTCACAACTGAACCAGGCCTATCTGGACAGCTCGGTCGAAACCGCGATGAAGCAGATCCACCAGATGTCGGAAACGATAGATACGTTTCGCAGGTTTTTCCGACCGGACAAGCAGAAGGAGGCCCTGGATGCCGTCGCGCAGATCAAGAAAGCCGTCAGCATCATGGAGCCCCAGATCTCAGGCATCCGCATCAGTTCCCATGTTCTGGAGCAGGATCACGGACCCGCGGCGATCTCAGGTTTTCCCAATGAATTCACCCAGGTGATCGTCAATCTGCTGTCGAATGCCCGCGACGCGATCAGGGAGCGCCAGTCCGTCGAACCTGCCGTTGCGGGAGAAATCATGATAGTAGTCATTAAACGACACAATTCCATCGAGATTCTGGTGCGGGACAATGGATGCGGGATTGCCCCCGAGAGCAAGGGCCGGATTTTCGAGCCGTACTACACCAAAAGGAGGAACAGGAATTGGACTCTACATGTCCCGCATGATCATCGAGGATAG
- a CDS encoding HD-GYP domain-containing protein encodes MIKLAQPQAQRLVLLLAGAVRSVLLYPGSHPAVVQQFAHLGSHVTELLRAYPEVRIGIIDGVLFCENHLFFTPTAAEEELAALLTNRHVEAVAFRAGLTPLELERFVELLTRRELLGEQLVAEVKRAGIAAISVELCGSGATEDHSQGDDEYDPGTTYREALDVVTGLFSEVEKGRIPSSDKLRGVVDRMATMIMQDRATLLGLAMIKDYDNYTFCHSVNVGILSMSLGAAAGLQRDELGELGMAGFLHDVGKTRVEITILNKPGRLSSDEYERMKMHSEEGARIVGEMPGVGERIARAVLGHHIRFDRAGYPESARALAFDRFCDIIAVADCYDAITTLRVYKSPLNPKDALLKLRSLAGSHLDSGLVQAFTEMMGRYPVGTLVRLDTNEVAVVFRPDPNGGERPVVKVVADPAGRLLDPAHMKNLARETGTRIVSVVDPLMTAIDVNRYLG; translated from the coding sequence ATGATTAAACTTGCTCAGCCTCAGGCTCAGCGGCTCGTTCTTCTTCTGGCGGGCGCCGTGCGTTCGGTCTTGCTCTACCCCGGCTCCCATCCGGCGGTGGTCCAGCAGTTCGCCCATCTGGGCTCCCATGTGACAGAGCTTCTCCGGGCGTATCCCGAGGTCCGCATCGGCATCATTGACGGGGTCCTTTTTTGCGAAAACCATCTGTTCTTCACGCCGACCGCCGCCGAGGAGGAGCTTGCCGCCCTGCTTACCAATCGTCACGTGGAAGCAGTCGCTTTCAGGGCCGGTTTGACCCCGCTGGAGCTCGAGCGTTTCGTGGAACTGCTGACCCGGCGTGAACTCTTGGGAGAGCAGCTCGTGGCCGAAGTGAAGCGGGCTGGAATTGCTGCCATTTCGGTGGAGCTCTGCGGCAGCGGCGCCACCGAGGATCATTCCCAGGGGGATGATGAGTATGATCCGGGCACGACCTATCGCGAGGCGCTGGATGTGGTGACCGGGCTGTTCAGTGAGGTGGAAAAGGGTCGTATTCCGAGTTCCGACAAGCTGCGCGGGGTTGTCGACCGCATGGCGACCATGATCATGCAGGATCGTGCCACGCTGCTCGGTCTTGCCATGATCAAGGATTACGACAACTACACCTTTTGTCATAGCGTCAACGTCGGGATTCTCTCCATGTCGCTCGGCGCCGCCGCGGGGCTTCAGCGGGACGAGCTGGGAGAGCTCGGCATGGCCGGATTTCTTCACGATGTGGGGAAAACCCGGGTGGAGATAACAATCCTCAACAAGCCCGGTCGGCTTTCCTCTGACGAGTACGAGCGCATGAAAATGCATTCGGAAGAGGGGGCCCGGATTGTGGGCGAGATGCCAGGGGTGGGGGAGCGGATTGCCCGGGCGGTGCTCGGCCATCATATCCGTTTCGACCGTGCCGGCTATCCCGAGTCGGCCCGCGCTTTGGCCTTTGACCGGTTTTGCGACATCATCGCCGTTGCCGACTGCTATGATGCCATCACAACCCTGCGGGTCTACAAGTCGCCCCTCAATCCCAAGGACGCCCTCCTGAAGCTCAGGAGCCTCGCCGGCAGCCACCTGGACAGCGGCCTCGTGCAGGCGTTCACCGAGATGATGGGACGTTATCCCGTGGGAACACTTGTGCGCCTCGATACCAATGAAGTGGCCGTGGTCTTCCGTCCCGACCCCAATGGGGGGGAGCGCCCGGTGGTAAAAGTCGTGGCGGACCCGGCGGGCCGGCTGCTGGATCCGGCACACATGAAGAACCTGGCACGGGAGACGGGCACGCGCATTGTTTCGGTCGTTGATCCGCTGATGACCGCAATTGACGTCAACCGCTATCTCGGCTGA
- the radA gene encoding DNA repair protein RadA, with protein sequence MKTVTRYACQKCGYQSAKWLGKCPDCAAWNSFVEEVTGGGRKGAASLPAATRPVPICDVASEAETRLSCGISEFDRVLGGGLVSGSLVLIGGDPGIGKSTILLQVMDHLARTAGPVLYVSGEESARQTKMRGERLGIGARELLVLAETSLELILSQVTALAPRALVIDSIQTVFSANLESAPGSVSQVRECAGRLMELAKRNGIPTLLVGHVTKDGSLAGPRVLEHMVDTVLYFEGDPGHAFRILRAVKNRFGSTNEIGVFEMKEGGLSEVRNPSELFLAERPLGVSGSAVVTTIEGSRPLLVELQALVTPSSLGVPRRTTLGVDHNRLALLVAVLDKKVGLHLSGQDIFLNAAGGARLSEPAIDLGMVAALASSHLDKIIDPHTVIVGEVGLAGEVRAITQAETRVREAAKLGFTRAVIPAGSVRQVGDVPGMNVVGVKSLDEALEQLF encoded by the coding sequence GTGAAAACCGTAACCCGTTATGCCTGCCAGAAATGCGGCTACCAATCGGCCAAATGGCTTGGGAAATGCCCCGACTGCGCCGCCTGGAACAGTTTTGTCGAGGAAGTCACCGGCGGCGGACGAAAGGGTGCCGCCTCCCTGCCCGCAGCCACCCGCCCGGTCCCCATCTGTGATGTGGCCAGCGAGGCGGAAACACGCCTGTCGTGCGGCATCTCCGAATTCGACCGGGTACTGGGCGGTGGTCTCGTCTCCGGCTCCCTGGTGCTCATCGGCGGCGACCCCGGCATCGGCAAATCCACCATTCTTTTGCAAGTCATGGACCACCTTGCGCGGACCGCGGGACCGGTTCTCTACGTATCGGGAGAGGAATCGGCGCGACAAACAAAAATGCGCGGCGAACGCCTGGGCATCGGAGCACGTGAACTGCTCGTCCTCGCCGAGACCTCCCTCGAACTCATCCTGTCCCAAGTTACCGCTCTCGCCCCCCGGGCCCTTGTGATCGACTCCATCCAGACCGTTTTCAGCGCGAACCTCGAATCGGCGCCCGGCAGCGTCAGCCAGGTGCGCGAGTGCGCCGGCAGGCTCATGGAGCTGGCCAAGCGCAACGGCATCCCCACCCTCCTTGTGGGACACGTGACCAAGGACGGCTCCCTGGCGGGCCCACGGGTGCTGGAGCACATGGTCGACACGGTGCTCTACTTCGAAGGGGACCCGGGGCATGCCTTCAGGATTCTCAGGGCCGTCAAGAACCGCTTCGGCTCAACCAATGAAATCGGTGTATTCGAGATGAAAGAGGGCGGCCTCAGCGAAGTGAGAAACCCCTCGGAGCTCTTCCTGGCCGAACGGCCGCTCGGCGTTTCGGGGTCCGCCGTCGTCACCACCATCGAGGGGAGCCGACCGCTGCTGGTGGAACTGCAGGCACTGGTCACCCCCTCATCCCTGGGCGTTCCACGCCGCACCACTCTCGGGGTTGACCATAACCGCCTCGCGCTCCTGGTAGCCGTGCTCGACAAAAAAGTCGGCCTCCACCTGTCGGGGCAGGACATCTTCCTGAACGCCGCCGGCGGCGCACGGCTCAGCGAGCCGGCCATCGACCTGGGCATGGTGGCGGCCCTCGCATCAAGCCACTTGGACAAAATAATCGATCCCCACACGGTCATTGTCGGCGAGGTGGGCCTTGCGGGGGAAGTCCGCGCCATTACCCAGGCGGAGACACGGGTCCGCGAGGCCGCCAAGCTGGGCTTCACACGGGCGGTTATCCCCGCCGGCAGCGTCCGACAGGTCGGCGATGTTCCCGGCATGAACGTTGTGGGAGTGAAATCCCTGGATGAAGCGCTGGAACAGCTCTTCTGA
- a CDS encoding ATP-binding protein has translation MAVHDPYTILSSAIRIANATERSHDERLKTLALLIAEAFGALSATFYLLDGDGRVIVRKISSAFSDICSRDCRIPGGRGIAGLCASSGKPIRQDCAGCHPDEVVTGNERTIAAFPVSCQGQSLGVLALGFAHDAPLTDDDRDMLAVVLIEAAGVMRCKRQLESVEKRIRELSFLNRINGVMLSTIELNRLIHLLLTALTSDQPPLFDRAMLFLLNERAGILQGMMGITSARQTDSNAPSEPRTKRRFPVRNADFDSVVKATRLPLDASLNQISRAVLERTLLHVQHPDQEQPVDRTLTKQFGTSSYAVAPLVSQDRVVGAIVVDNRLTDRPLAGDDLGILHLVSGQAGMAIENSILFHRLEETNRNLQDAKERLLQEEKLAAIGRMAASIAHEIKNPLVSVGGFAGRLKRKFTPESEEWLYADVIGREVQHLEKMLSDILFFSRKTTICYTRCGINQIIEDGLATMAVPLEQREIVVDKRFASRLPTLLGDCQQLRHVFTNLISNALDVMEPQGVLTIETGLARIDGKRAVSVKVGDTGSGIAPDVRHSIFTPFFTTKEKGTGLGLAIVHRIITNHGGRIEVENRPEGGALFTVVLPTSP, from the coding sequence ATGGCTGTTCACGATCCCTACACCATACTGAGCAGCGCCATTCGGATCGCCAACGCGACCGAGCGCTCCCATGATGAACGGCTCAAGACCCTTGCCCTTCTCATTGCCGAGGCGTTCGGAGCCCTTTCCGCCACATTCTATCTTCTGGACGGCGACGGCCGTGTTATCGTCCGCAAAATATCCAGCGCCTTCTCCGACATCTGCAGCAGAGACTGCCGTATTCCCGGCGGACGCGGCATTGCCGGGCTGTGCGCCTCAAGCGGCAAGCCGATCCGGCAGGACTGCGCGGGATGCCATCCCGATGAAGTCGTAACGGGCAATGAACGAACCATCGCTGCCTTTCCAGTCAGCTGCCAGGGACAGTCTCTGGGGGTCCTCGCCCTGGGGTTCGCCCATGACGCGCCCCTGACCGACGACGACCGGGACATGCTCGCCGTAGTCCTCATCGAAGCTGCCGGCGTAATGCGCTGCAAGCGTCAGCTTGAATCGGTGGAAAAGCGTATCAGGGAACTCTCCTTCCTCAACCGCATCAATGGGGTCATGCTGTCGACCATTGAGCTCAACCGGCTCATCCACCTGCTGCTGACAGCCCTCACGTCCGACCAGCCGCCACTGTTCGATCGGGCCATGCTCTTTCTGCTCAATGAGCGCGCCGGCATTCTCCAGGGGATGATGGGCATCACGTCAGCACGGCAGACCGACAGCAACGCGCCGTCCGAGCCAAGGACAAAGCGACGGTTCCCCGTCCGGAACGCCGACTTCGACTCCGTCGTCAAGGCCACCCGCCTCCCCCTTGATGCGTCCCTCAACCAGATATCCCGGGCTGTTCTGGAGCGCACCCTGCTCCACGTGCAGCATCCCGACCAGGAACAGCCGGTTGACCGGACCCTCACGAAACAGTTCGGCACATCGTCCTATGCAGTCGCTCCCCTCGTGTCCCAAGACCGCGTTGTCGGCGCCATTGTCGTCGACAACCGTCTCACGGACCGCCCCCTGGCCGGCGACGATCTCGGCATCCTCCACCTGGTTTCCGGCCAGGCCGGAATGGCCATCGAAAACTCGATCCTTTTCCATCGGCTCGAAGAAACGAACCGCAACCTTCAGGACGCCAAGGAGCGACTCCTTCAAGAGGAAAAACTGGCGGCCATCGGCCGGATGGCGGCCAGCATCGCTCACGAGATCAAGAATCCTCTCGTTTCAGTGGGAGGCTTTGCCGGCAGGCTCAAAAGGAAATTCACCCCCGAGTCAGAGGAGTGGCTTTACGCCGATGTCATCGGGCGCGAGGTGCAGCATCTGGAAAAAATGCTGAGTGACATCCTCTTTTTCTCGCGAAAAACCACCATCTGCTATACCCGCTGCGGCATCAACCAGATCATCGAAGACGGGCTGGCAACCATGGCCGTCCCTCTGGAACAGAGGGAGATTGTCGTTGACAAGCGCTTCGCCTCCCGCTTGCCGACCCTGCTGGGCGATTGCCAGCAGCTCCGTCACGTCTTCACCAACCTGATAAGCAACGCCCTGGATGTCATGGAACCGCAGGGGGTTCTCACCATCGAAACCGGCCTGGCACGGATCGACGGCAAGCGGGCCGTATCCGTCAAGGTGGGCGACACCGGCAGCGGCATCGCCCCCGATGTCCGTCACTCGATCTTCACCCCCTTCTTTACCACCAAGGAAAAAGGGACCGGTCTCGGCCTCGCCATCGTGCACCGGATCATTACCAACCACGGCGGACGGATCGAAGTCGAAAACCGACCCGAAGGAGGCGCCCTCTTCACGGTAGTTCTCCCCACGTCACCCTGA
- a CDS encoding HEAT repeat domain-containing protein gives MKAQVSMTRREELIALLKDPAEEVREAAARAIERIEGAGSFAEVIEQLKKGNRGAKIRAIYALGRIGGERVLTPLMYCAMRPEEDIRIAAIDVLGTLATPQAFPLLAECLREPSAAVQAKAIEALGRYRTTEAIRLILPFLDARDGFLDAEAARAVGNIGSADHEGKLLALLSSPHPATRAAAAEALGTLPFE, from the coding sequence ATGAAGGCACAGGTTTCAATGACACGACGCGAAGAACTTATTGCTCTCCTGAAGGACCCCGCCGAAGAGGTTCGCGAAGCGGCGGCCAGGGCCATCGAGCGGATCGAGGGTGCAGGCAGCTTTGCCGAGGTTATCGAGCAGCTGAAAAAAGGGAATCGCGGCGCCAAGATACGAGCCATCTATGCCCTGGGAAGGATCGGGGGCGAACGAGTGCTTACTCCTCTCATGTACTGCGCCATGCGACCGGAGGAGGACATCCGGATCGCCGCCATCGACGTCCTCGGCACCCTGGCCACCCCCCAGGCCTTCCCTCTGCTCGCCGAATGCCTGCGCGAGCCGTCGGCTGCGGTTCAGGCCAAAGCCATCGAGGCTCTGGGCAGGTACCGGACCACGGAGGCCATTCGCCTTATCCTGCCGTTCCTTGACGCCCGGGACGGCTTCCTCGATGCCGAGGCGGCCCGAGCGGTCGGCAACATCGGCTCAGCAGACCATGAGGGGAAACTCCTCGCGCTCCTCTCCTCCCCCCATCCGGCGACCCGTGCAGCAGCGGCCGAAGCCTTGGGCACCCTCCCCTTCGAGTGA
- a CDS encoding HEAT repeat domain-containing protein has protein sequence MGANGGNATGRPAAGGGQYGIVLAELYRALKALTFYPEGHPQRAEVLARAHAALRGILWGTELVFVIGKNGFTASEGGAFVEPTAMTQALARELFIRRVKRLTILPDVGEADLSLFLTLLSMDHRDVHEAGGIEALMAQLGLTTIWVNEVDLDEIRRKRAVVEQTRSAAAHDGTSDNVLSAIEKVADQDGTPEEGRDAAGLQEEDRLEAEAILGRMERETSDDRYRELARLLSARCAELGDRGEFERILWVLVNLHRHAKSEAASAARRGYALLAFEKAAGGPMLPFLVGRLEERGEERETLVDLFREIGEPAVALLVERLTLAESRNARKLIIDALVAIGAESVALLTEHLVDRRWYVVRNAAVILGEIGDPASAEPLRACLVHTDVRVRREALRSLVKIGGEQAEDAIIGLLAAEDNLTKRHAVISLGLLKSRRAVEPLCALIERRDPFKKSLAFKRDVIQSLGRIGDRRAVPSLLRLLEHRPWFGRRRWDDVRMAVVTTLAQIGDPAALGLLDSLAAKGGMLAAASADAAEDIRRRGGVVND, from the coding sequence ATGGGAGCAAACGGAGGGAACGCAACGGGCAGGCCTGCGGCAGGAGGCGGGCAGTACGGGATCGTGCTGGCTGAACTCTATCGGGCGCTGAAGGCCCTGACGTTTTATCCTGAGGGGCATCCTCAGCGCGCCGAAGTCCTGGCACGGGCCCATGCCGCGCTCCGGGGAATCCTCTGGGGAACAGAGCTCGTGTTCGTCATCGGTAAGAACGGTTTCACCGCCTCGGAGGGCGGGGCTTTTGTGGAGCCGACAGCAATGACCCAGGCCCTTGCGCGGGAGCTGTTCATCCGACGGGTAAAGCGGCTCACGATCCTGCCCGACGTCGGCGAGGCCGACCTGTCCTTGTTTCTCACCCTTTTATCCATGGACCATCGCGACGTCCACGAGGCGGGAGGGATAGAGGCGCTTATGGCCCAACTCGGCCTGACGACCATCTGGGTCAACGAAGTGGACCTTGACGAAATCCGGCGCAAGCGGGCGGTCGTCGAGCAAACCCGTTCTGCTGCGGCCCATGACGGCACCTCTGACAATGTATTGTCTGCCATCGAAAAGGTGGCGGACCAGGACGGGACACCCGAAGAGGGCAGGGACGCGGCAGGACTGCAGGAAGAGGATCGGTTGGAGGCGGAAGCCATACTCGGCCGTATGGAGCGGGAAACCAGCGACGATCGGTACCGGGAGCTCGCCCGCCTGTTGTCGGCCCGTTGCGCGGAACTCGGCGACCGGGGTGAGTTCGAGCGGATTCTGTGGGTGTTGGTGAACCTGCACCGGCATGCGAAGAGTGAAGCGGCGAGCGCCGCGCGGCGGGGGTATGCCCTTCTTGCCTTCGAGAAGGCGGCCGGGGGGCCCATGCTCCCGTTTCTCGTAGGGCGCCTGGAGGAGCGCGGGGAGGAGCGGGAGACCCTCGTCGACCTGTTCCGGGAGATTGGCGAACCAGCGGTTGCGCTGCTGGTTGAACGCCTCACGCTGGCAGAGAGCAGGAATGCCCGGAAGCTGATCATCGATGCACTCGTGGCAATCGGTGCGGAGTCGGTGGCTCTTCTGACCGAGCATCTTGTCGACCGTCGCTGGTACGTGGTGCGGAACGCGGCGGTCATCCTCGGCGAGATCGGCGATCCTGCAAGCGCCGAACCCCTGCGGGCCTGTTTAGTTCATACGGACGTAAGGGTACGCCGGGAGGCGCTCAGGAGCCTCGTCAAGATCGGCGGTGAACAGGCAGAGGACGCGATTATCGGCCTGCTCGCAGCGGAGGATAATCTGACGAAGCGTCATGCCGTGATCTCGCTTGGTCTCCTGAAGAGCCGCCGCGCGGTGGAGCCTCTTTGTGCTCTCATCGAACGCCGCGATCCCTTTAAAAAATCGCTTGCCTTCAAGAGGGACGTCATCCAGTCCCTCGGCCGGATCGGAGACCGCCGGGCGGTGCCGTCTCTGCTCCGGCTGCTGGAGCATCGGCCCTGGTTCGGCCGACGCCGTTGGGACGACGTCCGGATGGCGGTGGTAACCACCTTGGCCCAGATCGGTGACCCGGCCGCTCTGGGACTGCTGGATTCGCTGGCAGCGAAAGGCGGCATGCTTGCGGCGGCCAGTGCCGATGCAGCAGAAGACATCCGCCGTCGAGGGGGGGTCGTTAATGATTAA